Within the Clostridia bacterium genome, the region CGAACGCACGGACGCGAAGCTTTTGGAGGACATAAAGGCGTTCTTTACCGATATTGGCTTTGGAAGCCTTACGTTCACAACGCCCGCAGAGCACGACCGCATAATAGCGTTCACGTCGCAGCTTGCCCATATAACGTCGAGCGCTTACGTAAAATCGCCGACAGCGGCGAAGCGTCGGGGATTTTCGGGCGGCAGCTTTCGCGATATGACGAGAGTCGCGCGTCTTGACGAGGATATGTGGACGGAGCTGTTTTTGGACAACACGGACAATCTTACGGCGGAGCTTGAAATATACATAAAAAACTTAAACGAATATCTCGACGCGCTGAAGGCCGCCGATTCGACGGAGCTTATACGCCTTTTGCGCGAGGGAAGGCTCAAAAAAGCCGAAGCGGGTGGAAGCTGATGGCAGCGGTAAGAATAAACGCGGGACGCCCCTACGACGTACACGTCGGCGCGGGCCTTACAGCTCGTGCGGGGGAGCTTGCCGCGAGCGTACTCATGCCCTGCCGCATATGCGTGATAACGGATACGACGGTGGAGAGGCTGTATCTTGAGACAGTAAGAAAAAGCCTCTCGGACGCGGGATTTTCTGTCTGCTCCTACGCCTTCCCCGCGGGCGAACGCTCGAAGAATATGGAGACGCTCGCTTTGATACTTGAATTCTTAGCCGAAAGCGGCATAACGAGAAGCGACGCGCTTTTGGCGCTGGGCGGCGGCGTTGCGGGAGATATAACCGGCTTTGCGGCAGGCGTGTTCCTTCGCGGGATAAGGTTCGTTCAGATGCCGACGACGCTGCTTGCGGCGGTCGATTCATCCGTCGGCGGCAAAACGGCGGTGGACTTAAAGGCGGGAAAGAACCTCGCGGGCGTGTTTTTGCAGCCCTCGGTCGTGATCTGCGACACAGACGCGCAAAAAACGCTGCCAAAAGAAACTCTTGCCGACGGCGTGGCTGAGGCCGTGAAAACGGGCGTTCTCTTCGACGAGGAGCTTTTTTCGCTCTTTGAGAACGGCGGATTTTCTTTCGATAAGCTGCCCTTCGTAATAGAACGCTGTGTTGAGCATAAGGGGCGCGTAGTCGAGGCCGACGAGTTCGACCGGGGCGAAAGACAGCTTTTAAATCTCGGCCATACGGTGGGCCATGCCATAGAGAGGCTTAGCGATTACGGGATCTCTCACGGCCATGCGGTAGCGGCGGGCATGGGCATAATATCGAGAGCCGCAGCCGCTATGGGCATTTGCTCACAGGATACGGCGAAGCGCATAGAGCGTGCGCTTATAAATAATTCTCTTCCCGTAAGAAGCAGCTATACTTCAAGGGAGATCTCAGACGCCGCGCTTTCCGACAAAAAGCGCAAGGGCGACGAGATAAGTCTCGTCGTACCCGAAAGGATAGGGAAGTGCCGCCTTATGAAGATAAACGTAAGCGAGCTTCAAAGCATTATCGAAAAAGGAACGGAGGCTTAAAATGGATATAAAAGTTACGCCAAAGTACCTTTGCGGAAAAACAGGCGCAATACCATCAAAAGCCGACGCGCACAGGCTGCTCATTTGCGCCGCGCTTTCTGACGGACCGACAGAACTTATAATGGACCAAACGAGCCAGGATATCGAGGCGACCGTTTCGTGCCTTAAAGCGCTCGGTGCGCACATAGAAAGGACGGACGGCGCGCTTTTGGTTGAACCGATAAAGAAAACGGCGGATATCCCCGCGCTCGACTGCATGGAAAGCGGATCAACTTTCCGTTTTCTTCTGCCGGTGGCCTGTGCGCTTTACGACGGCGTTTCGTTTACGGGGCACGGCAGACTGCCGAAAAGGCCGATAAGCGACCTTACGGGCGAGATGAAGCGTCACGGCGTGTCGTTCGATAAGGACGCGCTGCCGTTTAAGACGAAGGGCAGGCTTTCGGGCGGCGAATATTCGCTTCCCGGAAACGTGAGCTCTCAGTATATAACGGGGCTTCTTTTGGCGCTTCCGCTCACGCGCGAGGGCGGGCGCATCGCTCTTACGACAAAGCTTCAGTCGTCGCCTTATGTTGACATAACTATGAACGCGCTTAAAAAATTCGGCATTTTTGTAACAAAGGATGAAGACTCGTTCAAAGTGGAGAGCGCACAGCATTTTAAAACGCCCGAAAGGGTCTGTGTGGAGGGAGACTGGTCTAACGCGGCGTTTTTCCTCTGCGCCGGAGCAATAGGCGCGCCTGTGACGCTGACGGGGCTCAACATGGATTCTCCGCAGGGCGACAAGGCCATAATAGATGTGTTGAAAAAATTCGGCGCGAAGGTGAGCGTTTCGGGCGATGAGGCGACCGT harbors:
- the aroB gene encoding 3-dehydroquinate synthase, with product MAAVRINAGRPYDVHVGAGLTARAGELAASVLMPCRICVITDTTVERLYLETVRKSLSDAGFSVCSYAFPAGERSKNMETLALILEFLAESGITRSDALLALGGGVAGDITGFAAGVFLRGIRFVQMPTTLLAAVDSSVGGKTAVDLKAGKNLAGVFLQPSVVICDTDAQKTLPKETLADGVAEAVKTGVLFDEELFSLFENGGFSFDKLPFVIERCVEHKGRVVEADEFDRGERQLLNLGHTVGHAIERLSDYGISHGHAVAAGMGIISRAAAAMGICSQDTAKRIERALINNSLPVRSSYTSREISDAALSDKKRKGDEISLVVPERIGKCRLMKINVSELQSIIEKGTEA
- the aroA gene encoding 3-phosphoshikimate 1-carboxyvinyltransferase, which translates into the protein MDIKVTPKYLCGKTGAIPSKADAHRLLICAALSDGPTELIMDQTSQDIEATVSCLKALGAHIERTDGALLVEPIKKTADIPALDCMESGSTFRFLLPVACALYDGVSFTGHGRLPKRPISDLTGEMKRHGVSFDKDALPFKTKGRLSGGEYSLPGNVSSQYITGLLLALPLTREGGRIALTTKLQSSPYVDITMNALKKFGIFVTKDEDSFKVESAQHFKTPERVCVEGDWSNAAFFLCAGAIGAPVTLTGLNMDSPQGDKAIIDVLKKFGAKVSVSGDEATVSPAELTACEIDVSETPDMLPILSVLASYAKGTTRFVNAARLRLKESDRLKACEDMLSALGVSAEADEDSLSVTGTKVSGGTVDSAGDHRIAMSAAIAAIAASGCVTIKGAEAVNKSYPGFFEDYKKLGGVCHVV